In the genome of Anabrus simplex isolate iqAnaSimp1 chromosome 2, ASM4041472v1, whole genome shotgun sequence, the window GTTATATCAATAGTCTTTGGCACTATAGCCAGGACGTGCACAGACCAACGCAGAAAGTACTTCAGTAAATGGGACTGTTAATTTTGAATACCATGGACTCACCTCAAACAGTTAGTAGCAGTGTACAACCAAGTAAGATACTAACAACAGAGCATTGTCCTCCTTGCCGTGCCAGTGCCTCTCCAGAGCACTCCAGTGGTGTTAAACTACAACCTATTCTGTAGTTCTACCCTACCCAAGAGACTAGGAGGTAAAACTTTCGTACCCGGTGGGCGAAAGAAGGTTAGAGATCCAACCTGGCGCGGCCCGGACAATGTCACGTAACACTCAGCAAGCTCGCCAACATCTGCATTGTTAGTtttgatttataaatttcaatttttatgaTATTTGCATTGTTAGTGACAAGATcactgggctggattggttaggtcctgGGAGAGAAAAGTCCGATTAGGTCCGgggagtgacaaaaccattggtctggatttgttaggtctggttagtgacaaaaccactggactCAGGGCAAGCAAAGGAGGCCCCAGATTAGAGCTGTAAAGCGGCCCTTAAGGCTCTAGTATCCCACGTGAGGACACCACTGGTATGGATTGGTTAGCTCcggtagtgacaaaaccattggtatggATAGGTCGGGTCTGGGTAGTGATAAAACCATTGGGGAATTTTTAAATTGGTGGTTCTGTTACTTCTGccgaatatggcagccctgtagcCTACTTCCACACAATTCGAGCTCTATCAAAGGCAATACGTAACATGGCCAAAAAGGAAAAGAGCACGAACCCTGGTCGGCCAATGGGAACCTCAAATTGTTGTATTCCGCCAATTCACACAGTCTCGGATTTAATTCttttatataagtaagaatacttctacgggcgggatggtgggttcctggcaAGCATAAAAGAAGGATCCTTCCTTTCTACTACTGAAGGTATCGTTGCACATAATTTTTAAATGACTTCTCTCCTCCCCAAATCTGCCCACCGGGTACGTAAGCACCACCGACTATTATGTCTAGCATTATAGAAAGTGAAAGCACAAATCAAATCATTAATAAAACTTTTTACATACCTCCACCTCATCTTTCATTAACAAAAGCACAAATTACTCACCACTGTCTTCCTGTCCATCCCGATGTGATGACTGAAAAAATGTCAATATGTCATTTCCAATGTTGACTGATGGTGCAACCTGCAAATCAACAAGATCAACCAACAGCATGCCATTTGCCATGTGATCAACAACAACCATCTTGAGTACTTTTCCAGCAGTATCTTCTTCCAATTTAGCAGACTCCCTTTCATTGTTTTCAAGGTTTTGAAATCCATTCAAACAACAAGCTATTGCTTGGGCTCTAATTTTCATTAAGTTTTCATCCATCTGCTTCAGCGATGACACTGGGAGAATATCCGTGTTGCCATAATCAACATATAGAACACTAACACTATCTCCAGCCACAGACATCACCTTAGCACGATACCACTGCTTATCAGATGAATAGAGAGCACATACTGGAGTACCTGAGGAAAGTTGGTTGGCCATAATTCCAGACACATTGCCACTGCAATGAATTTCTATGTAGTTTGCAATTTTATCCAGTTCTCCAgaatttttctcaaaatgaacaaaAAAGTTAGAAACAGATGCAACATATGAAACTGTCACTAATTCCTCGGCTCCAATCGCTGGGAATGGCAATGATGGAAATATGCGCATTCTTCTTAGGCTCTCAAGTCTTTGGACTAGCATTAGCAACACATTTTGGTTATTGAGATATAAATCTCCATACTGCTTTATACGTGGTCCCTGTGGTGGAACAACACGCAGTGATAGCATTCGATTACCAACCAACTCTGAAAATATAACTTTTGCTTCAGCACTGAGAGAAATGTCCTGTAAACCAGCCAATGTAAAATTAATAGCAAAACTCTTATGGATCATATGCTTATGGGGAAGTTCATAAATCTCTGAGTATGGAACAATTTCAGAATTTCCAAAGTCGACAAAATACAGTTTGCACTTGTATTCATGGACACTCATGACAACAGCTCTACAGAGGAGACCATTAGTAGGACATCTCCCAAGACAAACACTCCCAGGAAGAAGAGGTTCTGTCAAAGGACGAGGAGTAAAGTCATTCAATGAGTCTGTTAGAGTTTTAAGAACATTATCCCTAAAAGTTAACTGAACTGAAAACGCAGCAGGTCCGTCTTCTATATGCGACACTCGGACAGCATGTTCAGAGTTGACTTCTAAAACCGGAACTGTCAACATTTTGTTCACTCCCTCATTATACACGTGCGAAATGTGGAATCCTTCACCTTCAATCATAGCAGGCACTTCCAGTGCCAAATGTTGTTGTGTTGCATATTCCGGCCTCTCTCCTCGACTACCCCCGAAGAGACCTTCCAAAAGTACTTCCTGAGCACTTATGTCAATTGAAATACCCAGATTCTTCTCAATCAGAACTTGTGAAAAATCTGTATTATCATACAACAATAAAAGGAGTTTCTTGAAGCACACAGTAGAAACGATTACTCCCTTCAGTTCAACATAACACAAATTCTGTCTGATAAATGACAAACCATTTGCATCCCACTCACCCATAGGAGGAATGACACCCGCTAAGTAAAATTCTTCAGCTTGTGAAGGAATACTGCTCAATGCATTCAAATTCTTGGTGTTCAAAACACGAATATTGTTAAGGGAAACAAATTCGGTGTTTCCATAATCGATAAATTTCACAAAAATCTCCCCTTTGTGCAACTTGTCAAGACTTGTAATTTTGGCTCGGTAAAATACACCATCACCTTCGTACCTAGCACAACACACCAAACCAGAATACAGTGTCGAGCCATGAGGAACTCCACAACCCTTCTTGAATTCCTCACTGTACTGTAGAATCATCCGCTCGATGCAAATAGCGGATGATCTATCAATCTGTCCCCATACTTTCAGAAGTGGACCTTCAGCTTCCACGAAAGTGACAAAAATTCCTACAATGCTACGAGTCGTCATTGTAGGTGTACAAGACTTAACCTCTAACGCACCAACATTCACCCAACATACTCCCCCAATGTCTTGGGAATCggtatcttctccttcttcttctccttcttctccttcgttaaatatcacttcttcttctccttctcgtACGTCTTCTttttgttctgttcgtgaagttgatttgggctcgttatttcacccagacacaatactgtattatatttgtactagttctacacacgcacacaatttcaataaagtagtacaccaatgcagttgacaatgttttctgagtacgaagtacttgaagattgagggaagtagaccaagCAGCAGACTCAcgaaatgggttcaaagcacttgaagtagttcaggaaaagacgtgtcacctagacaattgagagtgaggaaatacgtatacaagactaggagatataggaaaagcacagggacacaaggtatactaatcttcacgctagagtggccgtctcagcgacttctacaaaacatacacaccgggccaacatataagggacaagcaggagagggcaggggaacgacggaggggtggatatatgtgagagtgtaggactttggacagatggaaagaaatatctgagcaacgtataagGGGGATGTAGAGagggcaaagtgtcagtgaaatcttCGAGCATCTTTGTATGCTCGAagagtgaaatcgtaaacaaaagatgaagaggggcgacagtgtgttgatatgaacatcaatgaaaatgtacacgcgatcggtggagggggagatgagaataaacgatagctatgtgtcttggttgaagaggaggcgttagggagggcgggaggcaaatgagaaaatatgatgaaatatgtaagtagtgtcaatgtattgtgggaaagtggggttagagttgtaaattagagtgatctaagaactgatttaagatacgtatgattgtgggagagggcttgtatacgagacatgcaattgacgaggggagtggataattgtattgaattaagttggagtacaggcatcggcgaggagGCGCTggttgtacaatgggcattgaaaaaagagatgattgatatcagcatctacagatccacaatggcataggggatgcggttgtaagcgaaatcgaaatttatagagaggtgtaagggaatgattaaagcgaagacgtatgatattgatgatatgacgacgagtgtaggtggcgtgttgataccagaaagtagtaggtagtatgggttggagactatgatagaatttgcccttctgacatgagatgttgtccatgtgttttgccatatttgtcgttgttgtgatttgaggagagatatgaaatctgtggctggaacagaaaatgtagctggggttgtagataagagagaagcctctttcgctaagcgatcggctcgttcattgcctggtatgttcttatgtgcaggtatccaaatgagggttatttggacacctgattggtgtaaattgaagaggatgtgtttgacattataaacataccagttcagcgtaaacttgttagattttagtgtttggagcacggagagagtgtcagtgaatatattagcagattgtatggatgaatgtttgatgtacagtaatgtttgtcgtatggcaaggagttcagccgaaaaaatagaaaagtgggacgataagtgaagcaattcagcatactgagtctgttcgtaataaaaagcagcgccgacaccacaagagtttttggatccatcagtataaaaattgggacaggcattaggggatgaaatgcgaacttttttagaatgtagaggcaaaaatgaaagccggtaagggagcatagcaaaagaagattctttagaatgaataatagtaggagtatattgaatcacgtcgtatgccacagaatagtatggtagcacatgactacgaataatagtagatttaaaaggggagacagactcaaatgcccaaattaaggcaggggctcggcaaggatgtgtgataggtgttgagaatgattgagcgagtaattgtattttgggtagaaggttattggagagcacgagaagtcgtttgaggagatacttagatgctagaaatctgcgtcgaaggagaagaggagggtcaccagtttcaactaataaggcattagtaggtgtggtagacaacgcaccaaaacaaaatcgtagtgcttgattttgaattgtgttgagggattgaagggcaggtggtgatgcaagatcaattatatgtgcacagtagtcgaaacgagcacggatggtggagcagtagactgattttgctgtagcaggatcagctccccacgaacgacgtgtaatggcttttaggaggttaatatacgtggcagtacagttgcgtaggtgttgtatatgttgggaaaattgtaatttacggtcaaggataatgccaagatatttatggtgcgaacgtatgggaatttcataagtatcgaacagtaaaggctcggagttgtaaacccgcttggtagtaaagattactgcagagcatttatcgggtgataaagagaacccatgagtgtgtaaccaggactgaacttgaatgagcagccgtgttatgcatttgcgagcaacatctacgtctttatgggaaaagtagagaactatgtcgtcggcatacataagaattcgggcagattggagggcaagttgctcgaggccggataaatataaagcaaacagtattccactgaagatatcaccttgagggacgccgacagtagcttgacgaggggatggcgtagtgagaggaggtttgaagattagagtgcgagacgttaacagatgacgtagaagagttatgaaagtggttgggatgcctttctgtgataacacatcccgtaacatattcagggggacggaatcaaaggcacctcgtatatcgaggaagacagcaatagtgtgttcttttcgagatttagctaataagatatctattataagcatattgatcgcatcctgagcatttcgacctttacagtaagcatactgatacttgggaaggagggaataatattctaagtaccagagaaacctttggagcaggagtttaagaaatagtttgcgtatacaagacggcaaaattattcccctaatattgtgaggggaggtcattggacgtcgaggctttggaaccggaACTAGGAAAAACGTGTTCCActcgggaggaggagtcgtagtttgtaacacaaaattaaagtactaaacaagcacttgtagggctttggtcggcaactgttgtaacatagcataagagatataatcaggaccgggagtggatgatttgcaggagttaagaaaggacgtgagctcagggagagtgatgggacgtgaaaggactgaacactgacgagtggaagcagagatagctggagtataaggtgtaagtgcatgatctggagtgagggaccttagaaagtcattcagaatagtcggcgggatttgagggcgtgggacttgagtggaagcccgggtgagaacacggatagcattccataattgagatgcagaaatatggttatggaaagaggatataaaagttttccaggcctgtcgtcgtttttgattgaatacacgtttaatatgagcaatatgatgtttgaggtgaaagtagtgtgaaggggttagagttttacgataaattttgaagagtctcttgcgtttaaggattaattggtgacattcactgtcccaccactttaattgagaggcaccagttgtcatggagtttgatggtggtgtaaaaggatggtataggtccagatactgtgttattattttgagcagtgagtgataggataattctgttacagggaaggtctccaattgggttaccatgtaggagttaaagcacgaagcattgaactgtttcatgGAAAGTAGCGAagcgatataatggtcgttaagtgggtttttagtaatatacccgtggccataagtaatgaggataagaaagtgatcacttgtatgagtgtcactgagtacccgCCACGTGGTTAGAGAGGCAATGaagttgcggcaaagtgatagatcgactgcactaggcaacgaaccaggaggagtgagcctggtaggggaatcgtggttcagaagcaagagattatgttgagttacagcatgtaagaactgtgtgtctttggaggtgttgagcggggctccccactgagtatgatgaatattgacatctcccaaaaacaacagttgggtttcaggtggaaactgattaaaaaatttgaaccattgggcaaaagagatgtagttatcagggggattatacaagtttatacATATGTGTTCTGGTATATAAgacctagggaataggtatttggtattatgtattgtagatgtaatggagtgtacgataacgaagtatgtttcataagtgcgacaccatcaaatcccggtccgtcatggcgttcgatagaatatcctgggaaataaaagtgagttgtatgagaaaaccaagtttcttgcaaagcgactatatgaggagatgtttcgtgcatgagaattttgaattcgtattgtttattttgtaggctcctagcattccattgaaggatgcgtactaccattattaaagataaggtgtaaactttcgcgaagttgactaataactggtaagatattggggtgatctccaattagttgagtaagctgcatgagaagattgagaacacactgatgaacatgttctcgctgtgggagtgtagtatctgtttgaggatgctgtgcgggttgcagaggcattgacgggctcgatgttgagggagttggccgactgggttgaatggggtattgataactcagagattgagaagggcgagaggatgtagtggattgcactagctggagatacgcagctctatcatattcgggagaaggtttaggtggcaaatccttaacaatcacttgtgtgaatttgggTTTGCGTGGGcgtctggtattggagaaggatgttgagagggtaggggaggaaattgttgaatgttattatactcagaataagtaggtggaaatagtcgagcagaagcgtctgagaaggagatgttatcagtgcacatgagttttttgatttccacttgcttctgatgaacagcacaatctgatgaacccgtttcgtgttcccgattgcaatgtacacacaatttgacattagcaaggcagtctgaggtaggatgattcaaaccacagttgcgacagcgaaagttagtggactggcaattgcgtatggtgtgtccataacgctgacatttggaacaaataatggggtaaaatataaagggattgacttctaacattacatgataaattgaaacatatttgggcaacgttttggagcaaaaaacaatctttacggagccggtaggtagatataatgcctgaccatcttggagggttttacggcgtaggcgatgaacagaatgaactttgacgtcactctgaagtaaagtaagaatatcggattcagttagatctttctcaacgccgcgtataatgcctacgcggaagatattggagtgaggaataaaggcatacaacttgtgtgtatcaaggaacttattctgcagaaagtcattagcatgattaggagagtgaaagtttacctgaatcctgttacggcctttgtactggatggatttaacaggaaagttcctttcatggagtaaacgccctatagccatagggtgtaggttgccaatgttattaccttgtttggatgaaacaaaaacaagatatggtcctgggtggtttaatgggtataaattacatgcactagtattaggaggttgagcaggagggggagggctagtattgcattgggtcgaagtttgcaacgaaggggtaggagtagaactatcattcacgtttgtatccattttcacttcttcttcccgttcaacattactatttgacgcgggatgaaagtcccgagtacctccactatcagaactcatgccaccactgcacaatcacacgcaagctagcactcgaacgcaggagtaagttc includes:
- the LOC136864644 gene encoding tudor domain-containing protein 1, translating into MTTRSIVGIFVTFVEAEGPLLKVWGQIDRSSAICIERMILQYSEEFKKGCGVPHGSTLYSGLVCCARYEGDGVFYRAKITSLDKLHKGEIFVKFIDYGNTEFVSLNNIRVLNTKNLNALSSIPSQAEEFYLAGVIPPMGEWDANGLSFIRQNLCYVELKGVIVSTVCFKKLLLLLYDNTDFSQVLIEKNLGISIDISAQEVLLEGLFGGSRGERPEYATQQHLALEVPAMIEGEGFHISHVYNEGVNKMLTVPVLEVNSEHAVRVSHIEDGPAAFSVQLTFRDNVLKTLTDSLNDFTPRPLTEPLLPGSVCLGRCPTNGLLCRAVVMSVHEYKCKLYFVDFGNSEIVPYSEIYELPHKHMIHKSFAINFTLAGLQDISLSAEAKVIFSELVGNRMLSLRVVPPQGPRIKQYGDLYLNNQNVLLMLVQRLESLRRMRIFPSLPFPAIGAEELVTVSYVASVSNFFVHFEKNSGELDKIANYIEIHCSGNVSGIMANQLSSGTPVCALYSSDKQWYRAKVMSVAGDSVSVLYVDYGNTDILPVSSLKQMDENLMKIRAQAIACCLNGFQNLENNERESAKLEEDTAGKVLKMVVVDHMANGMLLVDLVDLQVAPSVNIGNDILTFFQSSHRDGQEDSARSVCQGSMHGRRYRSRVTHLLRDILLHDRLR